A genomic region of Thunnus maccoyii chromosome 13, fThuMac1.1, whole genome shotgun sequence contains the following coding sequences:
- the LOC121910526 gene encoding septin-5-like has product MVKKTCAAIAKLSLQISPTNVDQYTGSIVLLSLLSPPRQSFKTEWTAPRAQSNALIHTYTHTHTHTHTPYASTRFISSYIDWCFGITNIVVNPFSASDLGFKKPAAASWSTCPLRSGSTATEKLSTLSIEDEEDIQLPYAMRDLPPTSQPGEQLHTTGHQAAVYCEAEGTGSATNGRLSSLPGTPSLPRPTPCNPTGSPAFPHRPSRMGPDSVFQPPPLRRQLITQESLDCPLSPASRPRSPWGRFDPYDSPEDQDKEYVGFATLPNQVHRKTVKKGFTFTVMVAGESGLGKSTLINSLFLTDLYKDRKVPNAEERINQTIDIIKHSISIEEKGIKLRLTIIDTPGFGDAIDNTESWKPIEDYIDQQFEQYFRDESGLNRRNIQDNRVHCCLYFVSPFGHGLRPLDVECMRALHEKVNIVPVLAKADSLTHVEVCRKKMKIREDIKQFGINIYQFPDCDSDEDEDFKKQDQILKDSIPFAIIGSNVQMESKGRKFRGRVYPWGVVEVENPVHSDFLLLRNMLVRTHMQDLKDVTRETHYENYRAQCIQNMTRMVVQERKRSLRERHREGSETEIPLPLAVVDTEKERLIFEKDEQLRRMQEVLERIQEQMQNSQTGGC; this is encoded by the exons TCAAAAAAACTTGTGCAGCAATAGCCAAACTTTCCCTACAAATATCCCCAACAAATGTGGACCAATACACTGGCTCCattgtcctcctctctcttctatCTCCTCCACGTCAGAGCTTCAAGACTGAGTGGACTGCACCCAGAGCTCAGTCTAATGCACTgatccacacatacacacacacacacacacacacacatacaccatatGCCTCAACACGTTTTATTAGCTCTTATATAGATTGGTGTTTTGGCATCACAAACATTGTAGTTAATCCTTTTTCTGCCTCTGATCTGGGGTTTAAGAAGCCTGCTGCTGCCTCATGGAGCACATGTCCTCTCCGGTCAGGTTCCACGGCAACAGAAAAG TTGTCCACTCTGTCGATTGAGGACGAGGAGGACATTCAGCTTCCTTATGCCATGAGAGATCTGCCTCCCACCTCACAGCCTGGCGAACAGCTACACACAACAGGCCACCAGGCGGCGGTCTACTGTGAGGCAGAGGGAACTGGGTCAGCAACCAACGGGAGACTCTCCAGCCTTCCAGGGACTCCCTCTCTGCCCCGTCCCACACCCTGCAACCCCACAGGCTCACCAGCGTTCCCTCACAGACCAAGTCGCATGGGACCGGACTCAGTGTTTCAGCCCCCACCTCTGAGGAGGCAGCTCATCACTCAGGAGTCTCTGGACTGTCCGCTCAGCCCAGCCTCCCGTCCACGCAGCCCATGGGGACGCTTTGACCCCTATGACTCTCCagag GATCAGGACAAGGAGTATGTGGGTTTTGCCACATTGCCCAACCAGGTTCATagaaaaacagtgaagaaaGGTTTCACATTCACAGTTATGGTGGCGG gAGAGTCTGGCCTCGGTAAATCCACGCTGATCAACAGTCTGTTTCTCACGGACCTctataaagacagaaaagttCCTAATGCAGAGG AACGGATCAATCAGACAATCGACATCATCAAACACTCCATTAGCATTGAGGAGAAAGGAATCAAATTGAGGCTCACCATCATAGACACACCAGGGTTCGGAGATGCCATCGACAACACAGAGAG CTGGAAGCCAATAGAAGATTACATCGACCAGCAGTTTGAACAGTATTTCAGAGATGAGAGCGGCTTGAACAGAAGAAACATCCAGGATAACAGAGTCCACTGCTGCCTCTACTTCGTCTCTCCATTTGGACACGG TCTTCGACCTCTGGATGTTGAGTGTATGAGGGCCTTGCATGAAAAAGTCAACATAGTTCCTGTTTTGGCCAAAGCTGACAGTCTGACACATGTAGAGGTCTGCAGAAAGAAGATGAAG ATCCGAGAGGACATTAAGCAGTTCGGGATCAACATCTACCAGTTTCCCGATTGTGATTCAGATGAGGACGAGGACTTTAAGAAACAGGACCAGATACTCAAG gacAGCATCCCCTTCGCAATAATTGGGAGTAATGTTCAGATGGAGAGTAAAGGTCGCAAGTTCAGGGGTCGTGTCTACCCCTGGGGTGTGGTTGAAG TGGAGAACCCGGTTCACTCCGACTTCCTGCTGCTGAGGAACATGCTGGTGAGGACCCACATGCAGGATTTGAAGGACGTGACGCGGGAGACGCACTACGAAAACTACAGAGCCCAGTGCATCCAGAACATGACGCGCATGGTGGTGCAGGAGAGGAAACGCAG TTTGCGTGAAAGGCATCGAGAGGGGAGCGAGACAGAAATTCCTCTACCGCTGGCCGTTGTTGACACTGAGAAAGAAAGACTCATCTTTGAGAAAGACGAACAG CTGAGGAGGATGCAAGAGGTGCTGGAGAGGATTCAGGAGCAGATGCAGAACAGCCAGACAGGAGGCTGCTGA